The genomic region TaaatggctaacgttaacttcctTGATCTCACTATGTTCAACAAAACAGTGTTGTTAAACGGTCTAACCATAATCTCTCGTAGTCGCTCTGCAATCAACAGTTTGAACTTCCCTCGGTTTAGAGATGAATGGCTAGAGGCAGAAACGTACGTTGTAGGGGAGTCGGATTAGAATAGCATGTGACATGGGTGGACATCGACGATAGACGGAGTAGGGAACAGAGGGTAGAGCTAGTGAATGTGATTCGGTCGTGACCGAGCAGCTGACTCACCAGCACAATTAATGTTGACGCTTTAGTGAAATCGCGAATCTCTTGCAGCCTCAATCAAAACACAACTCTTGCGAGTGGTGAGTGAAACGTTAAATTGGGatgaaatacagacagacacttaATGTGTAAACTTGTCACGGAAAGAGCTATAATCAATGGTTTGCATGAAGAGTATGTTGATGTCAAATCTGCATGTTATTGTATATTCCAGCCTCACATCCACATCGCAAAACTCTCGTGCCTAAGATGGACGAAGCAATTCTGACCGTCAGCAATGAACTACAGAGTGATATGGTTGTATCTTGGCTGTCAGACCATTGCTACCAGGTAAACAAACAACTAAAAAACCTAGCATATTTGGAATGTCGTTTGACGAACAGTCAATGGTAAATGGACTGGAAATAATACATGGAAATAATAGGTGTCTACATCTAGGCTAATTATGACACCGAGGAAATCTAAAATGGCATCGATTGAGTTTTTTGGTTCCTGTTGCCACCAATTCCATTACAATTCCATTACAATCTTTAGTTTTGTGACCCTGAAGCTACACCAGATACCAAGTCTGTGTTTATTATTTATCTCTGTTTATCAGTGCTTGTTCCAGCCTCTTGGTGTAGTACCAGCAGGCCCAGGACCTGGGCTCCCGAGTGTGGTAGACTTCACCGTGAGCACACAGCACCCCGTCACCCTTCAGCTCAACAGCTCCCCTGTCAACCTAGAGCAGTGCAGGTCAGCTCAACTACCATGCGACCATTAATGAGCCACAGCAGTTGCCCAGCGTGGTGGGCTGCTGTCACAAGGCTTTGGTGGTCTGAGCTGTAACATGTGAGGTTCATAATGCAAAACAATTACAGACTTCTCATCTCCAAAGGCATGTAGTCTATACATGGCAAATGCTTTTAACTTCACTACAGACTGTAAGCTCTATCACTAAGCATGACTGGGCACTTTTAAGTACTGTAGTGCAAGCATATTTCTTATGCTCATGTTTGTCAGATTCAAATAAAGTGTGGCTCTGCTTAAGTGGGGGATACCATACCTGAGACTGTACTCATTGTAATCTTTTCTCAGGCTTCATTTCCATTTTGGTGAGCATGGAAAATACTCATTGTGGGTGAAGAATCTCAACGATCCAGCAGAGGTGAACTGCTCCTTAGTCACTGAAACAGAACCTGTGAACAGCTACTTGCGTGAGTGTTACCTCTGCCTCCTCTTTCTTCCACTTTCTCCTTCTAGTATACTATAACTACTGTACTGTCGACCTATGGTAGCAGTATTGATTGATTAGTTAATTCCTACCTAAGGTCTTCTTTGCATTGTAGCTTCAATGTTAGTTGCTTTGgagaaaagtgtctgctaaattaataaatctaAATGTTATTTGGACTTTACATTGGTTCAGTATGTATTCAGATTGGAGCACCTAAATAGTTTGGCTAggcctatggaccctttcaagagagttccattatcagcatcatagttggccccacaagacttcctttttaacattccatatgatatcttaatgcagaggaagtagatcgggaaccaaatagaatgttcaagcattgtttttgattttattgttgaaagggtctatagatgtTGCAGTACATTTGCATTGTATTCCTTTCATCCCCCCTGCCTTTCTCTTTAGCTATTCTGTTCGCATTCCTTGGTTTTACCGGCTTGGCTGTGCTGGCTGCTATTGGAAATACAATAATGGGGTAAGTAATTTATGTCTGCTTTGCAATTTATCGTCATGCCGCAGAGCCTCATTGGAAGTCTGCGGACCTTTCATGACTGAGACATTGCTGGCCCTCTCTGATCAATCTTTTGTCATTCCTTGTCCAGACTGGAGGTGGTGAAAAATCATCTTCTGCGTTGGGGCAATGCTATGGAGACTGACAGACTCATCAACTCGGTAAGGACTTACTGACTTTCTGCGAATGGCCCTGTGACTATATCATCGGCAGTGTTCAAGAACGAGTGCATTTGAGTATAATGTTCTTCTGTAATCGTGTGTTATACTCATGTTGGTATAAATGACAGTTCTCATAAtaatacgtaagggataatgtattgtccgccagtaattatcagaaaataagtcccgacagggagaacagaaccctgacgcgcagcggaggggttttgcttcgacctgaattgacttattttctgataattaccggcggacaatacattatcccgcttattacacggctacttgccaaaacgagaaaagaaacccaatgaatctttaaaaattattttgctaccgtttcatgtcttccgctgacaaaataaatagtttgccacacagatagaacttgacagtttcaggtgccACACTGCCTCAGTGTGGCAAtgtcttactagcttactttccctttcaatgaaattccattgcaataagcgaacggaattcctgcggagggatatgaaagacgttaatcaacccgttgccattgacagcggtgattatatactttgccggtgatttatatagatttaaaataggcccgaacgttgggaaggcccattcatgtgaatggaacttccTGCAGCACTCTGAAAAGCCGTGTAATAATGCTTAATAATACTTTCCCCATCTTCTACAGGAGCTTGGCCCATCGAGTCGCTTGGTGGAGCCCTCTGTGGAAGTGGCCATACCCGCCACGGCTGGTAGGAGGCTTCGGTCACTTGACACATTCCGAGGGTGGGTTTGTATTTCAGGCACATCAGAGTCTTCTCCCCTTTTTTTGAAGTTGGCCCAATTCCTGTGGGTAATATTTGCAAAGGAAGACACTGTTTGTTTTTAAGCCCGctggtgtttgtttattttatttcagttgATTACATTTCCTGGTGTCTTACAGGTTCTCCCTAGTCATAATGGTCTTTGTAAACTACGGAGGTGGAAGATACTGGTTCTTTAGGCATGAGAGCTGGAATGGTCAGTAGTTCACTGTGGTGGATGAACTTTATGTTTGCCTTTTCTGTTCTGTCTGAAAGTGCCATTCACCAtaattgtttgttgttgttgtctttcTCTTTTGCACAGGGCTGACTGTGGCAGATTTAGTATTTCCATGGTAAGTGTGTTCACATATGTCAGTATTTAGAGTACCGTAGGAAGTTGTTTACAGCTCCAACTGTTTCTCGGTCCGTATCCCACCTTTGCCTAGATATCTGCGCTGAACCTCATGCCAAGTCAACTTCACAGGCCTGACATTCATGCACCTGTCAATGATTAGAGCGTTTCCCATAAACTTGGGAGCTCACAAAGCTACGTTTGGAGCCAATCTCCCCCATGGCCctgactcctcctcctcctctgtcactGCAGGTTTGTCTTCATCATGGGCACCTCCATTGCTCTGTCTACAAGCGGCTCGCTGCGTCGAGGGGCCTTCCGCTCCCACCTACTGGGGAAAGTCCTGTGGAGAAGCGTCCAGCTCTTCCTCATTGGCCTCATCGTCATCAATCCAAACTACTGCCAGGGGCCATGTAAGTAGGGGGAGCAGGAGGACCTGCTGCTGAAGGACCTTAGAAGGCTCATACTGTACTATCTGATAAAGTTAAAACATACTTTTCAAAATGGTCAAAGGAATTTGACTCTGCCCATGATGgaatggagtgtgtatgtgtgtgcgtgcgtgtgtgagagagagtgtataagtaagtataagtatatatacacttttgatcccgtgagggaaatttggtctcagcatttatcccaatccgtgaattagtgaaaaacactcggcacacagtgaacacacagtgaggtgtagcacacactaatcccagcgcagtgagctgcctgctacaacagcggtgctcggggagcagtgaggggttaggtgccttgctcaagggcacttcagctgttcctactggtcggggttcgaaccggccgAAGTCcggaagcgctaaccagtaggccacggctgccgtgtgtatgtttgtttgtgtatgtttgtgtgtgtatgtttatcccCAGGCAATCATCAACATGAATcttgcattttaatttaaactaacctaaaactaaactaaactttaATTTAACCTGTATGGTTTGTAGCCTAGTGTTTCCAAACCGAAACCAACAAAACTGTTGTCTTGGTGTGTCAGTGCGTGTTCCAAATTGTGcagatgtatgtttgtgtttgatttCCTCCAGTGGGGTGGGACTCCTTACGTATTCCTGGAGTGTTACAGCGACTGGCATTTTCCTACCTGGTTGTTGCCTCTCTGGATCTTCTGGTTGCTAGAGTTCGACTTGATAACCTGCCATTGGTAAGAGGTTTATCTGTGTCTGCTTCAAGCTAACGTCcctcaattaaattaaattctacCCCATGGCTGCACAGACTGCACTTCATTTTCCATCTTTAAAGTTGATTGGGGAAAGTCCTTACATTGGCTACTTCCTGTGCCTCAGAATGCCTGGTGGTACCCAGTCTGTGACTTCCTCCTATACTGGCCTGCCTGGCTGTGTGTGCTTCTCCTGGAAGCGTTGTGGCTGTCCCTGACCTTCCTCCTTCCTGTTCCTGGCTGTCCAAAGTAAGTTCTCAGCATCTCTTTAATGTCTTGTTTCTAGGAAAACagttatgttttcttttttctttgtttcttcctTTTTTGTGCCATATTAACATGTTAGGCGTCTTCAAGTTCAAAGTGCATTGGTCAGTCAACAACTTATACTGTTTTAATGCACTCAAATTAAAGCTGGGAATTGAATGGCTTATTTAGCTGTACTACCTGTATTCTACTACTGCAACTGCTAGCTGTGTAGCTTTCtacagtgtctctctctgtcctcaccttcctcctcttcttcctcaccTCATGCTGCCGTAGTGGGTATTTGGGGCCTGGTGGACTAGGGGACTTTGGCCAGTACCCAAACTGCACGGGGGGAGCAGCAGGCTTCGTCGACCGTTGGCTTCTGGGAGAGTCTCACATTTACCAGACGCCATCATCAAGGGTAAACAAACTGTCACAACATGCACCGGCCACACGATTTCTGTTTAGCACACCAAATGACTGATTGGCCCTAGTTCACTCTGTTTGGACCTAGTTCACACCACCACAATATTTAGATAAGTTACCACTCTATATATAGtttttagtatgtgtgtgtgtgtgtgtgtgtgtgtgtgtgcgcgcctatTGTTTTCGACAGGTTGTTTACCGGTCCACAGCGGCATATGACCCAGAGGGAGTGTTAGGCAGCATAAACTCCATCCTGATGGCTTTCCTTGGTCTTCAGGTCAGGAAGACTTTTGCTCCCTTTCCTTTTGAATTAGCTGAAGAATTTTGCCTACACATACCATTCACAAGCTGATCATTGAGCCTGATTAGTTGTGATTTAATTTAGATTTTTAGCATCATTTCATTTGCATGTCAGTTAGTCTTTTTGTATGATTGTTTGTTGCTGCCTGTGTAATTACTAACCTTATGTGGAATATTTCAGTACTGGGTACCGTACCTCTGCAGAAGTCTAAACAGTCTGATAACAAAGCTTTGAGGTTCAGTTTTGGCCTTAACTTTATGTGTGTTTTCTAGGCTGGAAAGATTCTTCTTCACTACAGTGATCTTCACTCTAAAATAATTTCCAGATTTCTCATATGGGGGTTTGTCCTGGTGAGCTCACTTTCTGAATGGTGACATTGTCATTCATATACAGGTTTACAGATTTTTTCAGTCAGTAAGATGGCAGTTGATATGATATATCATAGATTAAAAGTTTGAATGCAAAAAGTTGGATGCTACTTAAAGAAACATTGAATAACATTGAACCTAATAAACGgcatacttttaaaaaaaaaatctacacaCTGCTATATATTTCATATTCCCTATTGTCATTGTTTTAAGTCTCTTAAAATTAAAGTGTAAAACATATACATAAGTCTAGCTTGaactttcctttcctctcattTTTTTACAGGGTGTATTATCTGCAGTCCTGACCAAGTGTTCTAAAGACCATGGTTTCATCCCTGTCAATAAAAACCTATGGTGAGTGTAATCATATGAAGGTATAGTCAGCAGTACTGAATAATGTTGGCTTCTTTAAAACCTACCCGGCAAACAAATACAGCTTCTCCCTCTACTCCCGCGCTTTTCCCGCACATTTGGCCTGGACGGCTGATGTAGAGATCGAATACATCTTGATTGGTTTGCTTGCAGGCAGGTCCTGTCCACCATTTTATTCCCTTTTGCAGTGATCACAGAAAGACCAACCCACTTTTTTCATAAGCGTGCAAAATATTTTACAAATCCACATAGAATTCATAGAATTGTCAGATGCTGCATATTTTTTTAGGCAAAATTGCCTATTGTGCTTAGTTTTTGTAAGCATATAGagtatcatacctgtcaacactccgtttttcccgggtttctcccgtatttcaaggtcatctccagCACCCTCcctttttgttatttctcccggaaaactcccgtaatttgcatggccatcaaacttcattttaaaatcattgatccattcaggttgccagattgtgtatgaaatacaccttacacatacacgatcacttagtttcaatttcaaccgttttgtcataggctaaaacctaatgacgttttgtcataggcaacccaaaacccaaataaggaagcgggtgccgactgcgcagcctgagtctcgtcgtaagcaagcgggctagttgaatggcctactccagaactagctgttgtgaaattgtttaaCTGATTAACTGAGTTAATTGATTaaaacatcacataaactgttattgagtgttgttgatacactgaacttgtgccctcggaaccaaatctgacagcaagcagctttggagttttggaagtaggctgcaggcaggcagctggtggatacataactggcatatgcgtaaggtaatggtaaggtaaaagcaacgaccgaaatgcagtgttgaaacacgtgtatgaaacgtagaacacagatccggtataaacactgaccccccccgaaaaaaaatctcccgtttttggaaagctaaatgttgacaggtatgtagAGTAT from Alosa alosa isolate M-15738 ecotype Scorff River chromosome 1, AALO_Geno_1.1, whole genome shotgun sequence harbors:
- the hgsnat gene encoding heparan-alpha-glucosaminide N-acetyltransferase isoform X2, giving the protein MDEAILTVSNELQSDMVVSWLSDHCYQCLFQPLGVVPAGPGPGLPSVVDFTVSTQHPVTLQLNSSPVNLEQCRLHFHFGEHGKYSLWVKNLNDPAEVNCSLVTETEPVNSYLPILFAFLGFTGLAVLAAIGNTIMGLEVVKNHLLRWGNAMETDRLINSELGPSSRLVEPSVEVAIPATAGRRLRSLDTFRGFSLVIMVFVNYGGGRYWFFRHESWNGLTVADLVFPWFVFIMGTSIALSTSGSLRRGAFRSHLLGKVLWRSVQLFLIGLIVINPNYCQGPLGWDSLRIPGVLQRLAFSYLVVASLDLLVARVRLDNLPLNAWWYPVCDFLLYWPAWLCVLLLEALWLSLTFLLPVPGCPNGYLGPGGLGDFGQYPNCTGGAAGFVDRWLLGESHIYQTPSSRVVYRSTAAYDPEGVLGSINSILMAFLGLQAGKILLHYSDLHSKIISRFLIWGFVLGVLSAVLTKCSKDHGFIPVNKNLWSLSYVTTLSCFAFVILGAVYYIVDVKKWWSGTPFYYPGMNSILVYMGHEIFEEYFPFRWRMANSQSHAEHLAQNLVATSIWVFISYVLYRKKIFWKI
- the hgsnat gene encoding heparan-alpha-glucosaminide N-acetyltransferase isoform X1: MEPRKKIKKNQRHQGKGKRREAGGKRQKMAQAVGEDGMCLSAVTVLIYAIFVVPLTAVSTSSHPHRKTLVPKMDEAILTVSNELQSDMVVSWLSDHCYQCLFQPLGVVPAGPGPGLPSVVDFTVSTQHPVTLQLNSSPVNLEQCRLHFHFGEHGKYSLWVKNLNDPAEVNCSLVTETEPVNSYLPILFAFLGFTGLAVLAAIGNTIMGLEVVKNHLLRWGNAMETDRLINSELGPSSRLVEPSVEVAIPATAGRRLRSLDTFRGFSLVIMVFVNYGGGRYWFFRHESWNGLTVADLVFPWFVFIMGTSIALSTSGSLRRGAFRSHLLGKVLWRSVQLFLIGLIVINPNYCQGPLGWDSLRIPGVLQRLAFSYLVVASLDLLVARVRLDNLPLNAWWYPVCDFLLYWPAWLCVLLLEALWLSLTFLLPVPGCPNGYLGPGGLGDFGQYPNCTGGAAGFVDRWLLGESHIYQTPSSRVVYRSTAAYDPEGVLGSINSILMAFLGLQAGKILLHYSDLHSKIISRFLIWGFVLGVLSAVLTKCSKDHGFIPVNKNLWSLSYVTTLSCFAFVILGAVYYIVDVKKWWSGTPFYYPGMNSILVYMGHEIFEEYFPFRWRMANSQSHAEHLAQNLVATSIWVFISYVLYRKKIFWKI